GGCCTTGTATATTTGGGAATGGGATTTTTTCTTTGATGAAGATTCCTAGTTTTTGGGGGAAAATAATTTCTGGGTTTTGAAGTTATATCATTAATTGTTTGCTTAATTTGCTTGCTTGATTGATTGAGtggttacttttttttttttgagtataTATTATTAATTACTAGCTCAAGTGTCTCTTGACATAATGGACGCACTCAAGTGATGCTGCTTAATTGGTAGtcattttaaaagaaaacaaagatcagGGCTTTTGCTGAAAGAATCATCAACTGATGCTAGTATTAACGAAAAGTAAATTTTTGAGGTTTGTTTGAACTGATCATTCCTTGAATTTGTTTGGTCCTCTGAACCTGTTTCAGTACCAATAATTATGGGCTTTCAattggattaaatttttttgtctcCCAATTTGCTGATACTACCTATATTTGATCATTCCTTTGAGCGTGGATTGGAGAAAGATGGCTGTTTCTTTGACTAGATTCTCGTGGTGGTGGTGGAGTGGTAAGGAGAAAGAGCCGGTTCCCAACGGGTCTTCTTCGATGAATACCTTACCTGATTGGGGATTTGGATTAAGGGAACCGGATAATTTGAAGTTTAGATCAGTTATGGCCGCAAAAATGGCACCGAGTAGCAGGAAGGTTAAGAGGAAATGGAAGAGCAGGGAGGAGAGGAGGAGAATTGATAAAGAGTATGATGTGGTGTTGGTGCCATCTGATGGTGTTTGTTTGTCAGGGTCTGAATCCGATGACTCAGACTGGTCAATTGGGTGGCTGGAACCACATGCCCCTGATTTCCAGAGTGATGATGAGGCAGATGACAGTTTTGCTGTGCTTGTTCCTTGCTATAGGCATG
This sequence is a window from Coffea eugenioides isolate CCC68of chromosome 7, Ceug_1.0, whole genome shotgun sequence. Protein-coding genes within it:
- the LOC113778730 gene encoding uncharacterized protein LOC113778730 isoform X1, producing MAVSLTRFSWWWWSGKEKEPVPNGSSSMNTLPDWGFGLREPDNLKFRSVMAAKMAPSSRKVKRKWKSREERRRIDKEYDVVLVPSDGVCLSGSESDDSDWSIGWLEPHAPDFQSDDEADDSFAVLVPCYRHAYTELEKEPRGSNQFLSAIKNLPNEYSDVSDGKKYVEQWLSSLQNF
- the LOC113778730 gene encoding uncharacterized protein LOC113778730 isoform X2; translated protein: MAVSLTRFSWWWWSGKEKEPVPNGSSSMNTLPDWGFGLREPDNLKFRSVMAAKMAPSSRKVKRKWKSREERRRIDKEYDVVLVPSDGVCLSGSESDDSDWSIGWLEPHAPDFQSDDEADDSFAVLVPCYRHAYTELEKEPRGSNQFLSAIKNLPNEYSDDGKKYVEQWLSSLQNF